The genomic window TATGGATTATTAATGAGTTTGGTACTGTATATTGTAATCTACCGTATACCTCTTCATAAATTTAGCTTTATTCGTAAAGAAGCACATCAACGGGTATAAAAAAATCCATCTGCCTTATTAGCAGATGGATTTTTTTATAGTGTTTCAGGCTCCGGATATTCTTCTCCAAAAGTATCTATCGTGATGGTTTTAATTCTTTGCTCTACAATTGGTCGGTCAAAATAATCTGTTTTTACACTGACAATCTCATCAATAGTATCAAAACCTTCTATTGTTTTTCCAAATGCAGCATACTGTCCGTCTAAATGGGGAGCGTCTTCATGCATAATAAAAAATTGAGAACCGGCTGAATTGGGATTTTGAGCTCTGGCCATGGAAATAACGCCTCTTGTATGTTTTAACGTATTATTGAACCCATTAGTTTTAAATTCCCCTTTGATGCTGTATCCGGGCCCGCCCATTCCACTTCCTTGCGGGTCGCCACCTTGAATCATAAATCCTTTAATGACTCTATGAAAAATTAATCCGTCGTAAAATCCCTTTCGAGCTAAAGAAATAAAATTATTCACTGTATTCGGTGCCACATCAGGATAGAGTTCCAATTTGATTTGGCTACCGCTTTCCATTGTAATTAAAGCGATGGGATTATTTTTCACTATCATTTTCCTTTCTTATATGTAGTTGTAATTAGTATGTACATATCCAAAAAAAATAAAACCTATATTATATTCTGCATAATTCTAAATTTCCCTTAATACATTCATTAAAAAACTCCTCTGCCTTTTCTGGCTCAACGGAGTAAATTCTATCATGATCGACTTTGACGGATACAGCTTTGGTACAATGACCTACACAAAAGGTACCTTTAATCACAACTTGATCATTGAGATTATTCTTTTTAACCAATGATTTTAATGCTCTGACAAGTTCATAAGCTCCTTTTGAATGGCAATCGGTTCCTATACACACTTCAACTATAACCATAGTCACTCCTCTTTCTGCAGTATTCTACATACTAAGTATATGATATGGTTATTTCTTTGTCAAACAATTAATGTATTTTGTTGTTTGATGTAATTTATTGTCATTTTGAACAAAGTATTAAAATTTATAAAAAAATTATTGAGTAACTGTTATTTTATGTTTATAATTATGCAGATGAGATAAAATAAGAATAAAACTGTAGTATATGGTAAAGGGAAAGGAGAAAAAATGGAAATTAGACCTATCAAAAAGTTAAAGCTCTATGGATTCAACAATTTGACAAAAACCCTAAGCTTCAACATGTACGATATCTGTTATGCAAAAACAGAAGAAGACCGCAAAAATTATATCAAATATATTGACGAACAATATAATGCGGAACGTCTAACCAAAATTCTTACGGATGTTGCACACATTATAGGGGCTAATATTTTAAATATTGCTCAGCAAGATTATGAACCCCAGGGAGCCAGCGTAACAATGCTGATTTCTGAAGGACAAGTTGTTCCTCCGGATGCATCAGCAAAACACGAATCTCCGGGACCTCTTCCAGAAGCGGTAGTGGCACATCTGGACAAAAGTCATATTACAGTGCACACTTATCCCGAAAGCCATCCAGATGATGGAATCAGTACATTTCGTGCTGATATTGACGTATCAACTTGCGGTCAAATCTCTCCTCTTAAAGCATTGAATTATCTTATTCACAGTTTTGATTCTGACATTATGACAATTGATTATCGTGTAAGAGGCTTTACCAGAGATATTCATGGTAAAAAGCTCTTCATTGACCATAAAATCAATTCAATACAAAACTATATCTCTCCGGATACAAGAAATCGATACCAAATGATCGATGTTAACGTGTACCAGGAAAACACTTTTCATACAAAAATGCTTCTGAGAGAATTTGATTTGAACAATTATCTTTTTGGTGTAGACAAGAAAGATTTGCTTCCCAGAGAAAAACAAAAGATCATTCAAAAGCTCAAAAAAGAAATGGCAGAAATCTTTTATGGAAGAAATATGCCTTCTATGAAAAAATAATAGAGACAGCAAAACAGCTCCCAAAATGGAGCTGTTTTTATTCATAAACCTCTTCTTTTAAAACTGCTATGTATGGTAGATTTCTGTATTTTTCAGCATAATCTATTCCATAGCCAACGATAAATGCATCAGGAATTTCAAATCCAACGTAATCCACTTTTAAATCGACCTTTCTTCGAGCAGGCTTATCCAAAAGTGTACATATTTTCAAAGACTTCGGCTTTCTTCTAAACAAATTTTCCTTTAAATAATCTAAAGTCAAACCTGTATCTATGATGTCTTCAACGATTAGAATATTTTTTCCTTCAATACTGTATTCCAAGTCTTTGAGTACTTTGACTACTCCACTGCTTTCTGTGGATTGTCCATAGCTGGATACAACCATGAAATCAATAGAAAGAGGAATATCAATTTTTCGGATCAAATCCCCCATAAAGATATTAGAACCCTTTAAAATACCTACTACCGTAAGGTCTTCTCCCCTATAATCCTCAGAGATCTGCTGTCCTAATTCTTTTACTTTAACTGCAATTTCCTCTTCAGTAAATAAAATTTCTTTAACATCGTCTTTCATCCTTATCCATACCTTTCTATAGATTTAATTTAAGCTGTGTATTAACCTCTTTACCTTGTGCCGGCAATTCTTTGGCTCTTAATGCCCCCATATCCGTCTCATCATATTCGTCAGGAGCAAGAACTGTTTTAAGAAAAGTCTTTTTGCCCATTTTTAAACTTTGGACACCTGCCGCTTGTCTTTGCCTGCCAACAGGAATCAGACTTGTGTTAATAAGAGCAGCTTTTTCATCATTTCGTACAAGTAAAATATCTATATCCTCCATAACAGGAAGAATTCTTACACATTTGGAACGGCCATAAAAACCACCAACAAGTTTTCTTCTATACTGCTTGGTTTCATAGTATTTAAGCGGTATCTTGATGAGCTTACCGTTTTCAAAAGCAATAAGAATATAGCCTGCATAAGTATTTCCCTCGGAAATAAAAATAATATGCTCATCCTCTTCCATTTCCAATACATTGGGAAGATAATCCCCTAAATTGCTGGCTTTGCAATCTTCCAGTTCATAGGCTTTAATTCTGTAGACATTTTGCTTGTCAGAAAATAATAAGATATCTCCCTTGTTATTCACTTCAATTTCTTGTAAAACTCTGTCTCCATCTTTTAATGCATGAGTTGAATTGGCTCTGTAAGATGCATGAGAAATTTTCTTGATATACTGATGTTCTGTCAAAAAGATTTTAACCCCATAGTCATCAATCAAATCTTCTTTAGAAATTGAAGTAATCTTCTCTTCTTCGATGATTTCACTTTTTCTTGGTTCCCCATATTCTTTCTCTATTCTTTGAAGTTCTTTTTCGATCACTTTTTTGATCTTTTTATCATCCTGAATCAATTTCTTCAGACTTTCAATCTCTTTTCTTAAAGTATCGGCTTCTGCTATACGCTTTAAGATATATTCTTTGTTTAAATTTCTAAGTTTTATTTCTGCAATAAATTCTGCTTGTTTTTCATCAATCTGAAATCCTGCCATTAAATTCGGTACAACATCTTTTTCTTTTTCTGTATCTCTAATGATTTTAATGGCTTTGTCGATGTCCAGGAGAATCTGTTCAAGCCCCAAAAGCAAGTGCAATTTCTCTGACTTTCTGTCCAGTTCGAACTGGGATTTTCTGCGAATACATTTGATTCTAAATTTAATCCATTCGGATAAAATTTCTTTAATCCCCATAACCCTGGGATGCCCGTCAATCAGTATGTTAAAATTACAATTAAAACTGTCTTCCAAAGGCGTCAGGGTATAAAGCTTCTTCATCAGTTCATCAGGGTCGGTATTTCTTTTTAAATCCAGGGTTAATTTGAGTCCTCCTAAATCGGTTTCGTCCCGGATATCGTTTACTTCTTTTATTTTTCCTATTTTAATTAAATCTACTAATTTGTCAATAATGGCTTCAACCGTAGTAGTATAAGGAATCTGAGTAATCTCAATATAATTATTTTTTGCGTCATAATTGTAAACAGCGCGGATTTTGAAGCTCCCCCGTCCGGTTTCATAGATCGTTCTCATTTCCTCTCCATTATATATGATTTTCCCTCCGCCAGGAAAATCTGGAGCTTTCAAATACTGGCAGACATCGGTTTTTTCGTTCTTTAGATATGCTATAGTGGCCTGACATACTTCCCTTAAATTAAATGAACATATATTGCTTGCCATCCCTACGGCAATTCCCTGGTTGGGATTCACTAATATATTGGGAAATGTTGTGGGTAAAAGCGTTGGTTCCTTCATGGTTCCATCATAATTATCAACAAATTCCACAGTATTTTTGTCGATATCCGCAAAGAGTTCTTTACAGATCGGAGCCAGTTTGGCTTCTGTATATCTGGGTGCCGCATATGCCATGTCTCTTGAATACTGTTTCCCAAAATTCCCCTTAGAATCTATGAAGGGAACTAAAAGGGTCTCTGCCCCAACAGTTAAACGGACCATGGTTTCATAGATTGCCTGGTCCCCGTGGGGATTAAGCCTCATGGTTTGTCCAACGATATTGGCTGACTTGGTTTTTCCACCCTGCAGCAATCCCATCTTATACATGGTGTATAAAAGTTTTCTGTGGGCGGGCTTAAAGCCATCTATTTCCGGA from Defluviitalea raffinosedens includes these protein-coding regions:
- a CDS encoding peptidylprolyl isomerase; translation: MIVKNNPIALITMESGSQIKLELYPDVAPNTVNNFISLARKGFYDGLIFHRVIKGFMIQGGDPQGSGMGGPGYSIKGEFKTNGFNNTLKHTRGVISMARAQNPNSAGSQFFIMHEDAPHLDGQYAAFGKTIEGFDTIDEIVSVKTDYFDRPIVEQRIKTITIDTFGEEYPEPETL
- a CDS encoding (2Fe-2S) ferredoxin domain-containing protein, translating into MVIVEVCIGTDCHSKGAYELVRALKSLVKKNNLNDQVVIKGTFCVGHCTKAVSVKVDHDRIYSVEPEKAEEFFNECIKGNLELCRI
- the speD gene encoding adenosylmethionine decarboxylase, translating into MEIRPIKKLKLYGFNNLTKTLSFNMYDICYAKTEEDRKNYIKYIDEQYNAERLTKILTDVAHIIGANILNIAQQDYEPQGASVTMLISEGQVVPPDASAKHESPGPLPEAVVAHLDKSHITVHTYPESHPDDGISTFRADIDVSTCGQISPLKALNYLIHSFDSDIMTIDYRVRGFTRDIHGKKLFIDHKINSIQNYISPDTRNRYQMIDVNVYQENTFHTKMLLREFDLNNYLFGVDKKDLLPREKQKIIQKLKKEMAEIFYGRNMPSMKK
- the hpt gene encoding hypoxanthine phosphoribosyltransferase codes for the protein MKDDVKEILFTEEEIAVKVKELGQQISEDYRGEDLTVVGILKGSNIFMGDLIRKIDIPLSIDFMVVSSYGQSTESSGVVKVLKDLEYSIEGKNILIVEDIIDTGLTLDYLKENLFRRKPKSLKICTLLDKPARRKVDLKVDYVGFEIPDAFIVGYGIDYAEKYRNLPYIAVLKEEVYE
- a CDS encoding DNA gyrase subunit A, with the translated sequence MGETLISTQKITDTLKQNYMPYAMSVIVSRAIPEIDGFKPAHRKLLYTMYKMGLLQGGKTKSANIVGQTMRLNPHGDQAIYETMVRLTVGAETLLVPFIDSKGNFGKQYSRDMAYAAPRYTEAKLAPICKELFADIDKNTVEFVDNYDGTMKEPTLLPTTFPNILVNPNQGIAVGMASNICSFNLREVCQATIAYLKNEKTDVCQYLKAPDFPGGGKIIYNGEEMRTIYETGRGSFKIRAVYNYDAKNNYIEITQIPYTTTVEAIIDKLVDLIKIGKIKEVNDIRDETDLGGLKLTLDLKRNTDPDELMKKLYTLTPLEDSFNCNFNILIDGHPRVMGIKEILSEWIKFRIKCIRRKSQFELDRKSEKLHLLLGLEQILLDIDKAIKIIRDTEKEKDVVPNLMAGFQIDEKQAEFIAEIKLRNLNKEYILKRIAEADTLRKEIESLKKLIQDDKKIKKVIEKELQRIEKEYGEPRKSEIIEEEKITSISKEDLIDDYGVKIFLTEHQYIKKISHASYRANSTHALKDGDRVLQEIEVNNKGDILLFSDKQNVYRIKAYELEDCKASNLGDYLPNVLEMEEDEHIIFISEGNTYAGYILIAFENGKLIKIPLKYYETKQYRRKLVGGFYGRSKCVRILPVMEDIDILLVRNDEKAALINTSLIPVGRQRQAAGVQSLKMGKKTFLKTVLAPDEYDETDMGALRAKELPAQGKEVNTQLKLNL